The proteins below come from a single Limnobaculum xujianqingii genomic window:
- the mltA gene encoding murein transglycosylase A: MKGRWVKFILGGVVIALLAGCESRPTDRGQQYKDGKLSHTFGLVNNPNAKNKPVNGKDFAQQVYEISQVSPSLYNKHRDTYQAIFQWMVSGAEGPQLSQFKLGAYQMEGVDNYGNVQFTGYYTPVIHARHTRQGEFKYPLYSMPKKSKKMRRLPDRAGIYAGALDGLNLELAYSNSLVDNFMMEVQGSAYIDFGDGTPLVFFAYSGKNGRAYNSIGKVLIDRNEVPREEMSMQAIKRWTEQHSEAEVRELLEQNPSFVFFKPRHSAPVKGASAVPLIAKASVASDKTLIPPGTTILAEVPLLDNNGKFTGKYEMRLMIALDVGGAIKGHHFDIYQGIGDEAGHAAGFYNHYGRVWVLSAPTDSPLSSASN, from the coding sequence ATGAAAGGACGTTGGGTAAAATTTATACTGGGTGGTGTCGTTATTGCGTTACTCGCAGGATGTGAGTCACGGCCGACCGATCGTGGACAGCAATATAAAGATGGTAAGTTGAGTCATACATTTGGTTTAGTCAATAATCCAAATGCTAAAAATAAACCGGTTAATGGCAAAGACTTTGCACAACAGGTTTATGAAATTAGTCAGGTTTCTCCGTCGTTATATAACAAACATCGCGATACTTATCAGGCCATTTTCCAGTGGATGGTTTCTGGTGCAGAAGGCCCTCAGTTATCCCAGTTCAAACTTGGCGCTTATCAAATGGAAGGGGTGGATAACTATGGAAACGTTCAGTTTACCGGTTATTACACGCCAGTAATCCATGCCCGTCATACTCGTCAGGGCGAGTTTAAATACCCGCTATACTCGATGCCAAAGAAAAGTAAAAAAATGCGTCGCTTACCCGATCGTGCTGGTATCTATGCCGGTGCGCTGGATGGTTTAAATCTGGAATTGGCCTACAGCAATTCATTAGTGGATAACTTCATGATGGAAGTGCAGGGCAGTGCCTACATTGATTTCGGCGATGGCACACCTCTGGTATTCTTTGCTTATTCGGGTAAAAACGGGCGTGCTTATAATAGCATTGGTAAGGTACTGATAGACCGTAATGAAGTACCCCGTGAAGAGATGTCTATGCAGGCCATCAAACGTTGGACCGAGCAGCATAGTGAAGCGGAAGTCAGGGAGTTGTTAGAGCAGAACCCTTCATTTGTGTTCTTTAAGCCAAGACATTCTGCTCCGGTGAAAGGGGCAAGTGCGGTTCCATTAATTGCCAAAGCATCGGTAGCTTCGGATAAAACATTGATTCCACCGGGTACCACTATTCTGGCTGAGGTTCCTTTGCTGGATAATAATGGCAAATTTACCGGTAAGTATGAAATGCGTCTGATGATTGCGCTGGATGTCGGTGGGGCGATTAAAGGCCATCACTTTGATATTTATCAGGGGATTGGTGATGAAGCCGGGCATGCCGCAGGTTTTTATAACCACTATGGTCGGGTATGGGTGTTGAGCGCTCCGACTGATTCACCGCTTTCATCGGCATCGAACTAA
- a CDS encoding DHCW motif cupin fold protein: MKMSPFAFSLTDWSNVEKTEHQGETGTAWWQTRFFGEEQNKIRVRMVEYSAEYLADHWCSKGHVLFCLEGELETTLDDGRKFVLTPGVSYQVGDNAEAHQSYTKTGARLLIVD; encoded by the coding sequence ATGAAAATGTCCCCATTCGCTTTTAGCCTGACGGACTGGAGCAATGTAGAAAAAACTGAACATCAGGGCGAAACCGGTACAGCCTGGTGGCAAACTCGTTTTTTTGGTGAAGAGCAAAATAAAATTCGTGTGCGTATGGTTGAGTATTCTGCTGAATATCTTGCCGATCACTGGTGCAGTAAAGGACACGTATTATTCTGTCTGGAGGGGGAGCTGGAAACGACTCTCGATGATGGACGTAAGTTCGTGCTAACGCCGGGAGTAAGCTATCAGGTTGGTGATAATGCTGAAGCACACCAGTCCTATACTAAAACCGGTGCCCGCCTGCTGATTGTTGATTAA
- the csdE gene encoding cysteine desulfurase sulfur acceptor subunit CsdE codes for MMLAPHPFGTDIGTEQLLSLFSDKKQWEDRYRQLIQLSKQLPPLPEELKQQHLELKGCENRVWLGHQLNEDGTLHFYGDSEGRIVKGILAILLAQIEGQTPKHVVKLDLMQLFDRLGIHQQLSASRSQGLDSLVNTIKKIALLYI; via the coding sequence ATCATGCTGGCCCCACACCCTTTTGGCACCGATATTGGTACCGAACAATTACTCAGTCTATTTAGTGATAAAAAACAGTGGGAAGACCGCTATCGCCAGCTTATCCAACTGTCAAAACAGTTACCTCCGCTACCGGAAGAACTAAAACAACAGCATCTGGAACTGAAAGGTTGTGAAAACCGGGTCTGGCTGGGACACCAACTCAATGAAGATGGTACTTTGCACTTCTACGGTGACAGTGAAGGACGAATTGTGAAAGGAATTCTGGCAATCCTGCTTGCTCAAATTGAAGGACAAACACCAAAACACGTAGTGAAACTTGACCTGATGCAATTATTTGATCGGTTGGGAATTCACCAACAGCTCAGCGCTTCTCGCTCTCAGGGGTTGGATTCACTGGTTAACACCATAAAGAAAATAGCCCTTCTCTATATATAA
- the tcdA gene encoding tRNA cyclic N6-threonylcarbamoyladenosine(37) synthase TcdA, with the protein MSAVYSDAYLQRFSGVARLYGQSALTLFSQAHVCVIGIGGVGSWAAEALARSGIGHLTLIDMDDVCVTNTNRQIHALRQTVGQPKGEVMALRIAEINPECEVTCIDDFITADNVAEYLTKQFDYVIDAIDSVRPKAALLAYCRRNKIPVVTTGGAGGQIDPTQIQVADLAKTIQDPLAAKLRERLKSDFGVVKNGKGKLGIDCVFSTEQLVYPQADGSVCAVKSTAEGPKRMDCASGFGAITMVTASFGFVAVSHVLKKMLAKAARNQ; encoded by the coding sequence ATGTCTGCGGTCTATTCTGATGCCTATTTACAACGTTTTAGCGGTGTTGCTCGTCTGTATGGGCAGTCTGCGTTGACGCTTTTTTCACAGGCTCATGTTTGTGTAATTGGTATTGGTGGCGTAGGTTCCTGGGCAGCAGAAGCATTGGCTCGCAGTGGTATTGGTCATCTCACCTTGATTGACATGGATGATGTCTGTGTTACCAATACTAACCGCCAAATTCACGCATTGCGTCAAACGGTAGGGCAACCTAAAGGCGAAGTGATGGCTCTACGGATTGCGGAAATTAATCCGGAATGTGAAGTGACCTGTATTGATGATTTTATTACTGCCGATAACGTGGCGGAATATCTGACTAAGCAGTTTGACTATGTTATTGATGCTATTGATAGCGTTCGCCCTAAAGCCGCATTACTGGCTTACTGTCGCCGCAATAAAATTCCGGTAGTGACCACCGGAGGGGCTGGTGGTCAGATCGATCCGACACAGATCCAGGTAGCTGATTTGGCAAAAACCATTCAAGACCCATTAGCCGCTAAACTTCGTGAACGTTTGAAAAGTGATTTTGGTGTAGTGAAGAATGGCAAAGGTAAGCTGGGTATTGATTGTGTATTTTCAACCGAGCAATTAGTTTATCCGCAGGCTGACGGTAGCGTGTGTGCGGTAAAAAGTACCGCAGAAGGACCGAAAAGAATGGATTGTGCTTCAGGATTTGGTGCAATTACTATGGTTACTGCATCATTTGGTTTTGTTGCCGTATCCCATGTGCTGAAAAAGATGTTGGCCAAAGCGGCAAGAAATCAGTAG
- the csdA gene encoding cysteine desulfurase CsdA translates to MKSFNPDLFRQQFPALSEAGCYLDSAATALKPLSVINATKEYYAHNGATVHRSAHTAAQHATELFDNARLLVAQLLNASSERQIVWTKGTTEAINLVAQSYARPRLQPGDEIIVTESEHHSNLIPWLMVAKQTGAKVIKLPLNKWFMPDLSQLPALLSSKTKVLAIGHMSNVTGGCPDLRLAITLAHQNGTIVMVDGAQGVVHSPPDVQQLDVDFYAFSAHKLYGPTGIGALYGKAELLAEMSPWQGGGKMLTQASFHGFEAQPVPECFEAGTPNIAGVIGVGAALSWLNTQDIAEAERYACSLAQAAYDQLSSIPGFISYRAPGSSLLAFNIEGFHHSDVATLLSEQGVAIRSGQHCAQPLLDAMGVSGTLRASFAPYNQLADVDRLYDALTHALSLLE, encoded by the coding sequence ATGAAATCGTTTAATCCTGATTTATTCCGTCAACAGTTTCCTGCACTCAGTGAAGCAGGCTGTTATCTGGACAGTGCAGCAACGGCACTTAAGCCCCTGTCAGTGATTAACGCCACCAAAGAGTACTATGCTCATAATGGCGCCACAGTGCATCGTAGTGCCCATACTGCAGCTCAACACGCTACCGAGCTGTTTGATAACGCCCGTCTGTTGGTGGCTCAACTACTTAATGCTTCCAGTGAACGACAGATCGTCTGGACCAAAGGCACGACAGAAGCCATCAACTTAGTTGCTCAAAGCTATGCACGACCACGCCTGCAACCGGGCGATGAGATTATTGTCACCGAATCAGAGCACCACTCGAACCTTATTCCCTGGCTAATGGTTGCCAAACAGACCGGTGCTAAAGTGATTAAATTACCACTTAATAAGTGGTTTATGCCCGACCTGAGTCAGTTGCCAGCGTTATTAAGTAGCAAAACTAAAGTGCTGGCTATTGGTCATATGTCTAACGTCACGGGTGGTTGTCCGGACCTGCGTCTGGCCATCACGCTGGCCCACCAAAATGGCACCATTGTTATGGTTGATGGTGCTCAAGGTGTGGTGCACTCGCCTCCGGATGTTCAACAATTAGATGTCGATTTCTATGCCTTTTCTGCCCATAAGCTATACGGCCCAACCGGTATTGGTGCGCTGTATGGTAAAGCAGAGCTATTGGCCGAAATGTCTCCCTGGCAGGGAGGCGGAAAAATGCTAACTCAGGCGTCCTTTCACGGATTTGAAGCACAACCGGTTCCTGAATGTTTTGAGGCGGGTACACCTAATATTGCCGGTGTAATCGGCGTTGGTGCAGCTTTGTCATGGCTAAATACTCAGGATATTGCTGAAGCAGAACGCTATGCCTGTTCACTGGCTCAAGCCGCCTACGATCAGTTGTCATCAATACCCGGCTTTATTAGTTATCGGGCACCCGGCAGCAGCCTGCTGGCGTTTAATATTGAAGGTTTTCACCACAGTGATGTTGCTACTTTGCTTTCAGAACAAGGCGTGGCAATTCGTTCCGGACAGCATTGTGCCCAACCGCTGCTGGATGCCATGGGAGTCAGTGGTACCCTGAGAGCTTCATTCGCCCCTTACAACCAATTGGCTGATGTCGATCGATTATACGATGCGTTAACCCACGCACTTTCACTACTGGAGTAA